A genome region from Dickeya chrysanthemi NCPPB 402 includes the following:
- a CDS encoding inner membrane protein YpjD yields the protein MSVFAIVALAAYFLSLGLIIPSLVRKNGTYRRLAVVSATIALACHAVALYQRIFDVQVGQNLSLLNIGSLISLIICTVMTVVASRNRGWFLLPIVYTFAFINLAFASFMPGEFITHLEAIPGLMVHIGLALFAYATLMIAALYALQLALLDYMLKTKKLGFAADMPPLLGIERKMFHITQVGVILLTLTLCTGLIYMNDLLSNKENLHKALFSLLAWFVYILLLWGHYHEGWRGRRIIWFNLIGALLLTLSYFGSRVIQNFLAQ from the coding sequence ATGTCTGTGTTCGCCATTGTAGCTTTAGCGGCCTATTTCCTCAGTCTGGGCTTGATTATTCCCAGTCTGGTGCGAAAAAACGGAACCTACCGCCGTCTGGCAGTAGTATCCGCCACGATCGCCCTGGCCTGCCATGCAGTGGCCTTGTATCAGCGTATTTTCGATGTGCAGGTCGGTCAAAACCTGAGTCTGTTGAATATTGGCTCTCTGATAAGCCTGATTATCTGTACCGTGATGACCGTTGTGGCATCGCGCAATCGCGGCTGGTTCCTGTTGCCTATCGTCTATACCTTTGCCTTCATTAATCTGGCGTTTGCCAGCTTCATGCCCGGCGAATTTATCACCCACCTCGAAGCGATACCGGGCTTGATGGTACACATCGGTCTGGCGTTGTTTGCTTATGCCACACTGATGATCGCCGCGTTGTATGCGCTGCAACTGGCGTTGCTGGACTACATGCTGAAAACCAAGAAACTGGGTTTTGCCGCCGACATGCCACCATTACTGGGTATCGAGCGCAAGATGTTCCACATCACCCAGGTTGGCGTCATTTTATTAACGTTAACGTTATGCACCGGGCTAATCTATATGAATGACTTGCTCAGCAATAAAGAGAATCTGCATAAAGCGTTGTTCTCGCTGCTGGCATGGTTTGTTTACATTCTTCTGCTTTGGGGGCACTACCATGAAGGCTGGCGCGGACGACGGATTATCTGGTTCAACCTTATCGGCGCGTTGCTGCTGACGCTTTCCTACTTTGGCAGCCGGGTAATCCAGAACTTCCTGGCCCAATGA
- the rpsP gene encoding 30S ribosomal protein S16, producing MVTIRLARGGAKKRPFYQVVVTDSRNARDGRFIERVGFFNPIATGKAEGLRLDLDRIEHWVGQGATVSDRVSALIKDAKKAA from the coding sequence ATGGTAACAATTCGTTTGGCACGTGGCGGCGCTAAAAAACGCCCGTTCTATCAAGTCGTTGTGACCGATAGCCGCAATGCGCGCGACGGTCGTTTCATTGAGCGCGTAGGTTTCTTCAACCCGATCGCTACCGGTAAAGCAGAAGGCCTGCGCCTGGATCTTGACCGTATCGAGCACTGGGTTGGTCAGGGCGCTACCGTTTCTGATCGCGTTTCTGCGCTGATCAAAGACGCGAAAAAAGCAGCGTAA
- a CDS encoding YqaA family protein has translation MNEFWAVFSLFWSSFLSATLLPGSSEVVLVSLLLTHSASPLLLVFIASIGNTLGGMTNIIIGRLVPEIKPQKGLNTARYWLQRYGTAALLFSWVPVVGDILCVLAGWLRMPWASSIICIFIGKAVRYLIITGVTLKWTMGAG, from the coding sequence GTGAATGAGTTCTGGGCAGTATTTTCTTTGTTCTGGAGCAGCTTCCTGAGTGCTACGTTGTTGCCGGGCAGTTCGGAAGTTGTACTGGTGTCGTTATTATTAACCCACAGCGCCAGCCCGCTATTGCTGGTTTTTATTGCCTCTATCGGCAATACGCTAGGGGGAATGACCAATATTATTATTGGGCGTCTGGTGCCTGAAATTAAGCCGCAAAAAGGATTAAACACTGCACGTTACTGGCTGCAGCGTTATGGTACGGCTGCACTCTTGTTTAGCTGGGTGCCGGTAGTCGGCGATATATTGTGTGTCCTGGCCGGATGGCTGAGGATGCCGTGGGCCAGTTCAATAATCTGTATTTTTATCGGAAAAGCGGTGCGTTACCTGATAATCACAGGTGTGACGCTGAAATGGACGATGGGAGCCGGGTGA
- the trmD gene encoding tRNA (guanosine(37)-N1)-methyltransferase TrmD, translated as MWIGVISLFPEMFRAITDYGVTGRAVKNGLLSVQYWSPRDFTYDRHRTVDDRPYGGGPGMLMMVQPLRDAIHAAKAAAGEGARVIYLSPQGRKLDQQGVRQLAAHQKMILVCGRYEGIDERVIKTEIDEEWSIGDYVLSGGELPAMTLIDSVARFIPGVLGHEASAQEDSFADGLLDCPHYTRPEVLEGMDVPAVLLSGNHAEIRRWRLKQSLGRTWLRRPELLKSLALTDEQATLLTEFQREHQSGQHEY; from the coding sequence ATGTGGATTGGGGTGATTAGCCTGTTTCCTGAGATGTTTCGCGCCATTACTGATTATGGAGTCACTGGCCGGGCAGTAAAAAATGGCCTGCTGAGCGTACAGTACTGGAGTCCTCGCGACTTCACTTACGATCGACATCGCACGGTGGACGATCGCCCTTATGGCGGCGGTCCCGGTATGTTGATGATGGTGCAGCCCTTGCGGGATGCTATCCATGCAGCGAAAGCAGCGGCAGGCGAAGGGGCTCGGGTGATTTATCTATCACCGCAGGGTCGCAAACTGGATCAGCAAGGCGTACGTCAACTCGCCGCACATCAGAAGATGATTCTGGTTTGCGGAAGGTACGAGGGCATTGATGAGCGAGTCATTAAAACCGAAATTGACGAAGAATGGTCAATCGGCGACTACGTTCTCAGTGGTGGCGAACTGCCGGCAATGACGCTGATTGATTCGGTTGCCCGGTTTATCCCCGGCGTACTGGGTCATGAGGCTTCGGCACAGGAAGATTCTTTTGCCGATGGATTGCTGGACTGTCCTCACTATACCCGGCCTGAAGTGTTGGAAGGCATGGATGTACCGGCAGTATTGTTGTCGGGCAATCATGCGGAAATACGCCGCTGGCGTTTGAAGCAGTCGCTGGGCCGAACCTGGCTTAGAAGACCTGAACTTCTGAAAAGCCTAGCTCTGACTGACGAGCAAGCAACGTTGTTGACTGAGTTCCAACGGGAACACCAGTCTGGGCAACACGAGTATTAG
- the yqaB gene encoding fructose-1-phosphate/6-phosphogluconate phosphatase, which translates to MYDRYQGLIFDMDGTILDTEPTHSKAWRQVLARYGMSYDSDAMAALNGAPTWRIAEVIINQHQSDLDPHALAAEKASLTETMLMDTVQPLPLIEVVKAYHGRRPMAVGTGSTHGLADRLLRHLGLREYFSALVGADDVQRHKPFPDTFLRCATLIQVVPEHCIVFEDADFGIQAATSAGMAVVDVRTL; encoded by the coding sequence ATGTACGATCGCTATCAAGGCCTCATATTTGACATGGATGGCACCATTCTTGATACGGAACCAACCCATAGCAAGGCCTGGCGGCAGGTGCTGGCAAGGTATGGTATGAGTTATGACAGCGATGCCATGGCCGCACTGAATGGTGCACCGACCTGGCGTATTGCTGAGGTCATTATCAATCAGCACCAGTCTGATCTTGATCCTCATGCGCTGGCGGCAGAAAAAGCCTCTCTGACTGAAACCATGCTAATGGATACGGTACAGCCGTTGCCCTTGATCGAGGTGGTCAAGGCATACCATGGCCGTCGACCGATGGCTGTTGGTACGGGAAGTACACACGGTCTGGCGGATCGTTTGTTACGCCATCTCGGCTTACGTGAGTATTTTTCTGCATTAGTCGGTGCCGATGATGTACAACGCCATAAGCCATTTCCTGATACGTTTCTGCGTTGTGCCACATTAATCCAGGTGGTTCCTGAGCATTGTATTGTGTTCGAAGATGCTGATTTTGGCATTCAGGCAGCTACCAGTGCAGGTATGGCAGTGGTTGACGTAAGAACATTGTGA
- the luxS gene encoding S-ribosylhomocysteine lyase — MPLLDSFTVDHTRMAAPAVRVAKTMTTPHGDTITVFDLRFCRPNYEIMPERGIHTLEHLFAGFMRDHLNGEDVEIIDISPMGCRTGFYMSLIGTPEEQRVADAWKAAMADVLKVTDQRKIPELNEYQCGTYEMHSLTEAQDIARHILDSDVLVNKNDDLALPKDKLAELHI; from the coding sequence ATGCCATTACTGGATAGTTTTACTGTCGATCATACTCGTATGGCTGCACCTGCTGTTCGAGTGGCCAAAACCATGACAACCCCTCATGGTGATACGATTACCGTGTTTGATCTTCGTTTCTGTCGTCCTAACTATGAGATCATGCCTGAACGCGGTATTCATACGCTGGAGCATTTGTTTGCTGGCTTTATGCGTGATCACCTCAACGGAGAGGATGTGGAAATTATTGATATTTCTCCTATGGGGTGCCGTACCGGCTTCTACATGAGCCTGATTGGTACGCCGGAAGAGCAACGCGTTGCCGATGCCTGGAAAGCGGCGATGGCTGATGTCCTAAAAGTCACTGATCAGCGTAAAATTCCAGAGCTGAACGAATATCAGTGCGGTACCTATGAGATGCATTCCCTGACTGAAGCGCAGGATATTGCTCGCCATATTTTAGATAGTGATGTTCTCGTTAATAAAAACGACGATTTGGCCTTGCCGAAAGACAAACTGGCTGAGTTGCACATCTAA
- the rplS gene encoding 50S ribosomal protein L19, translating into MSNIIKQLEQEQMKQDVPAFRPGDTVEVKVWVVEGSKKRLQAFEGVVIAIRNRGLHSAFTVRKISNGEGVERVFQTHSPVVDSITVKRRGAVRKAKLYYLRERAGKSARIKERLN; encoded by the coding sequence ATGAGCAATATTATCAAGCAGCTTGAACAAGAGCAGATGAAGCAAGACGTACCTGCGTTCCGTCCGGGTGATACCGTGGAAGTGAAGGTATGGGTCGTTGAAGGTTCTAAAAAACGTCTGCAGGCATTCGAGGGCGTGGTTATCGCAATTCGTAACCGCGGTCTGCACTCTGCATTCACTGTTCGCAAGATTTCCAACGGCGAAGGCGTAGAGCGCGTATTCCAGACGCACTCTCCGGTAGTGGATAGCATTACCGTTAAGCGCCGTGGTGCTGTGCGTAAAGCCAAACTGTACTACCTGCGTGAGCGTGCTGGTAAGTCTGCTCGTATCAAAGAGCGTCTTAACTAA
- the gshA gene encoding glutamate--cysteine ligase, with translation MIPDVSKALSWLEKNPQSVAGIQRGIERETLRVMANGHLATTGHPEKLGAALTHPWITTDFAEALLEFITPVDKDVDHLLTFLRDIHRYVSRHLGDERMWPLSMPCFIGAGQDIELAQYGSSNIGRFKTLYREGLKNRYGALMQTISGVHYNFSLPLAFWQTRDGISDAITGKEVISTGYFQLIRNYYRFGWVIPYLFGASPAICSSFLQEKETHLPFERSKGMLYLPYATSLRLSDLGYTNKSQSNLGITFNSLEGYVSALKKAIRTPSEEYANIGLKKDGRYLQLNTNVLQIENELYAPIRPKRVTRQGESPSDALLRGGIEYIEVRSLDINPFSATGVSAEQVRFLDLFLIWCALADAPEMSEAELLCTRKNWNQVILEGRKPGQTIGMGCDTARQPIAEVGRALFADLRRVAELLDQGQAKPYYQQVCDQLVEGFYDPEKTFSARILAMMLEHGSGGVGLQLSEQYRKQLLQEPLEVLSETQFALECERSWQHQRQLESEDTLSFDAYLAGQ, from the coding sequence TTGATCCCGGACGTATCAAAGGCGCTGTCCTGGCTGGAAAAAAATCCTCAGTCTGTAGCAGGGATCCAGCGTGGTATTGAGCGTGAAACACTGCGTGTGATGGCAAATGGGCATCTCGCGACTACTGGGCACCCGGAGAAACTGGGGGCCGCGCTAACTCACCCCTGGATTACGACGGATTTTGCTGAGGCGCTACTGGAGTTCATTACGCCGGTTGATAAGGATGTCGATCACCTTCTCACCTTTTTGCGTGATATTCATCGCTATGTCTCGCGTCATTTGGGTGATGAGCGTATGTGGCCGTTGAGTATGCCTTGCTTTATCGGAGCAGGGCAGGATATCGAATTGGCGCAGTATGGTTCATCGAATATTGGCCGCTTCAAAACGCTGTACCGTGAAGGCTTGAAGAATCGCTACGGAGCATTGATGCAGACCATTTCTGGTGTGCATTATAATTTTTCATTGCCGTTAGCATTCTGGCAAACCCGTGACGGTATTAGTGATGCCATCACCGGCAAGGAAGTGATTTCCACAGGTTATTTTCAACTGATTCGTAATTACTACCGCTTTGGCTGGGTGATTCCCTATCTATTTGGAGCATCTCCCGCCATCTGTTCTTCTTTCCTGCAAGAGAAAGAAACTCACCTGCCGTTTGAGCGTTCTAAAGGCATGCTTTATCTGCCGTATGCGACATCGTTACGCTTGAGCGATTTGGGGTATACCAATAAGTCGCAGAGCAATCTTGGGATTACCTTCAATAGCCTGGAAGGTTATGTTTCGGCACTGAAAAAAGCGATACGTACGCCTTCAGAAGAGTATGCCAACATTGGTCTCAAGAAAGATGGGCGTTATCTGCAGTTGAATACCAATGTGCTGCAGATTGAAAACGAATTGTATGCGCCGATTCGTCCCAAGCGAGTGACCCGTCAGGGCGAATCGCCTTCTGATGCGCTGCTGCGTGGCGGTATTGAGTATATTGAAGTGCGCTCGCTGGATATCAATCCATTTTCGGCTACCGGGGTCAGCGCTGAGCAGGTTCGGTTCCTTGATCTGTTCCTTATTTGGTGCGCGCTGGCCGATGCGCCGGAAATGAGCGAAGCCGAATTGCTGTGTACACGTAAGAACTGGAACCAGGTCATTTTAGAAGGGCGCAAACCGGGGCAGACGATAGGAATGGGGTGTGATACGGCACGTCAGCCTATTGCTGAAGTTGGCCGAGCGCTATTTGCTGACTTAAGGCGTGTTGCAGAATTGTTGGATCAGGGACAGGCGAAGCCGTATTATCAGCAGGTCTGTGATCAGTTGGTTGAAGGATTTTATGATCCGGAAAAAACCTTCTCGGCCCGTATTCTGGCGATGATGCTGGAACATGGCAGCGGTGGCGTCGGTCTTCAGTTATCTGAACAATACCGCAAACAACTGCTGCAAGAGCCTCTGGAGGTACTGTCTGAAACTCAATTTGCCCTGGAGTGTGAACGTTCATGGCAGCACCAGCGTCAGCTGGAATCTGAGGATACATTGAGTTTTGATGCTTATCTGGCCGGGCAGTGA
- the rimM gene encoding ribosome maturation factor RimM (Essential for efficient processing of 16S rRNA), which produces MSKQLSPKAPVNPVVLGKLGSTYGIKGWLRVFSSTEDAESIFDYQPWFIRNKGLWQPIEIESWRHHNQDLVIKLKGIDEREAANLLTNCEIVVDSAQLPELDEGDYYWKDLIGCDVVTIGGYELGKVIDMMETGSNDVLVVRANLKDAYGVKERLIPFLTEQVIKHVDLSTHRIEVDWDPGF; this is translated from the coding sequence ATGAGCAAGCAACTCAGCCCGAAAGCCCCGGTCAACCCGGTTGTATTGGGAAAATTGGGGTCGACGTACGGCATTAAAGGTTGGCTCAGAGTGTTTTCATCCACCGAAGACGCCGAAAGCATTTTTGATTATCAACCTTGGTTCATCCGGAATAAAGGGCTGTGGCAACCGATCGAGATCGAGAGCTGGCGGCACCATAATCAGGACCTGGTCATTAAACTGAAAGGTATTGACGAACGGGAAGCGGCGAATTTATTGACCAATTGCGAAATTGTCGTGGATTCAGCTCAGTTACCTGAACTGGATGAAGGCGATTATTACTGGAAGGATCTTATTGGTTGCGACGTTGTCACCATAGGTGGCTATGAGCTGGGAAAAGTCATAGACATGATGGAAACCGGTTCGAATGACGTCCTGGTAGTAAGAGCCAACCTGAAAGATGCTTACGGGGTCAAGGAACGGTTGATTCCGTTTCTGACCGAACAGGTTATCAAGCATGTTGACCTGTCTACTCATCGTATTGAAGTAGACTGGGATCCTGGTTTTTGA
- the ffh gene encoding signal recognition particle protein, with protein sequence MFENLTDRLSRTLRNISGRGRLTEDNIKDTLREVRMALLEADVALPVVRDFINRVKEQAVGHEVNKSLTPGQEFVKIVQNELVAAMGEVNQALNLAAQPPAVVLMAGLQGAGKTTSVGKLGKFLREKQRKKVLVVSADVYRPAAIKQLETLAQTVGVDFFPSEAHEKPIDIVNRALQHAKLKFYDVLLVDTAGRLHVDDAMMDEIKQVHASINPVETLFVVDAMTGQDAANTAKAFNEALPLTGVILTKIDGDARGGAALSIRHITGKPIKFLGVGEKTDALEPFYPDRIASRILGMGDVLSLIEELESKVDRSQAEKLAKKLKKGDGFDLTDFLDQLKQMRNMGGMASMMSKLPGMGQIPDNVKSQMDDKVLVRMEAIINSMTLQERAKPEIIKGSRKRRIAMGSGMQVQDVNRLLKQFDDMQRMMKKMKNGGLAKMMRGMKGMMPPGFPGR encoded by the coding sequence ATGTTTGAAAATTTAACCGATCGACTATCGCGCACTCTGCGCAATATCAGCGGCCGTGGGCGGCTGACGGAAGACAATATCAAGGATACGCTGCGTGAAGTTCGTATGGCGCTGCTGGAAGCTGATGTGGCGCTGCCGGTGGTGCGTGATTTCATTAACCGTGTCAAAGAGCAGGCGGTAGGTCATGAAGTCAACAAGAGTCTGACGCCGGGGCAGGAATTCGTCAAGATTGTCCAGAATGAGCTGGTGGCCGCCATGGGCGAGGTCAACCAGGCGCTTAATCTGGCTGCCCAGCCGCCAGCGGTAGTGCTGATGGCGGGTCTACAAGGGGCGGGTAAAACCACCAGCGTTGGTAAGTTGGGTAAGTTCCTGCGCGAAAAGCAGAGGAAGAAAGTGCTGGTTGTCTCGGCGGACGTGTATCGCCCGGCGGCGATTAAGCAGTTGGAAACGCTGGCGCAGACCGTCGGTGTTGACTTCTTTCCTTCGGAAGCACATGAAAAACCGATTGATATCGTCAATCGCGCGCTACAGCATGCCAAACTGAAGTTCTACGATGTTCTGCTGGTGGATACCGCCGGTCGTCTGCATGTCGATGACGCCATGATGGACGAAATCAAGCAGGTGCATGCGTCGATCAATCCGGTAGAAACCCTGTTTGTGGTTGACGCCATGACCGGTCAGGATGCGGCGAATACGGCCAAAGCATTTAACGAAGCGCTGCCGTTGACCGGGGTGATTCTGACCAAAATCGATGGTGACGCTCGCGGCGGTGCTGCACTCTCCATCCGCCATATCACGGGTAAACCGATCAAGTTCTTAGGTGTCGGTGAGAAGACCGATGCGCTAGAGCCTTTCTACCCGGACCGTATCGCTTCGCGCATTCTTGGTATGGGCGATGTGCTCTCGCTGATTGAGGAGCTGGAAAGCAAGGTCGACCGTTCTCAGGCTGAAAAACTGGCCAAGAAACTGAAGAAAGGTGATGGTTTTGATCTGACCGATTTCCTGGATCAACTCAAGCAGATGCGCAACATGGGCGGCATGGCCAGCATGATGAGCAAATTGCCCGGCATGGGGCAGATCCCGGATAATGTGAAATCGCAGATGGATGACAAGGTGTTGGTGCGGATGGAAGCGATCATCAACTCCATGACGCTGCAGGAACGCGCCAAACCTGAAATTATCAAAGGTTCACGTAAGCGCCGCATTGCGATGGGTTCGGGTATGCAGGTGCAGGACGTCAACCGGCTGTTGAAACAGTTTGATGATATGCAACGCATGATGAAAAAGATGAAGAACGGCGGTTTGGCCAAGATGATGCGTGGCATGAAAGGAATGATGCCACCAGGTTTTCCGGGCCGTTAA